In Desulfobacterales bacterium, a genomic segment contains:
- a CDS encoding DUF3341 domain-containing protein: MADRKYVMGLFKDDARAAEAIRAMATLPWRIDRVHSPIPSEKIAAALKLKKSAVGYFTLAGGIIGFFVGFLLAAFTATRWNLLVGGKPVVALVPFFIVGFEFTVLFAVFGNIIGMMTQARLPARGALTHYDERLSGAHYGLLASCEPGAQEALLAFVEQNGGEARCYDT; this comes from the coding sequence ATGGCGGATAGAAAATATGTCATGGGGCTTTTTAAGGACGACGCCCGGGCCGCTGAAGCCATTCGGGCCATGGCAACCCTGCCTTGGCGAATCGACCGTGTGCATTCACCGATACCCAGTGAAAAAATCGCAGCAGCCCTGAAACTGAAAAAAAGCGCGGTGGGCTATTTCACCCTGGCCGGGGGCATCATCGGCTTTTTTGTCGGATTTCTGCTGGCCGCCTTTACGGCGACGCGCTGGAACCTGCTGGTGGGCGGAAAGCCGGTCGTGGCCCTGGTGCCGTTTTTTATCGTCGGGTTCGAATTTACGGTGCTTTTTGCCGTATTCGGCAACATCATCGGCATGATGACGCAGGCCCGTTTGCCGGCGCGCGGGGCATTAACCCACTATGATGAGCGCTTATCCGGCGCCCATTATGGATTGCTGGCTTCCTGCGAGCCCGGTGCGCAGGAGGCGCTGTTGGCCTTTGTGGAGCAAAACGGCGGCGAAGCGAGGTGTTATGACACCTGA
- the nrfD gene encoding NrfD/PsrC family molybdoenzyme membrane anchor subunit: MTDEAVITFDEIDQTVLDTLQPPTRGYWLIVAALFGGVLLGGACWAYQIFVGIGVGGQNNPVAWGTYLINFVFWVGIAHSGTLISAILHLFRAGWRNPIARAAETMTVFAVCTAGLFPFIHLGRVWMVYYMLPVPTQRTLWPNFQSPLMFDVVAISTYLTVSSLFWYTGMLPDLATVRDRAQGTRKKIYGILALGWTGSHEHWRHYARAYLFFAALATPLVISVHSVVSWDFALGVVPGWHTTIFAPYFVAGAIHSGLAMVITLMIPLRQIFRYERFISLQVLENVAKTIILTGLIVGFAYSTEFFIAWYSHNDMEAAIFTYRATGAYRVGFWIMFVCNAVVPLLFFFKKIRTHLGWLFGISILINIGMWFERFVIIITSVAHDFIPHAWGHYAPTWIEIGIMLGSFSLFFMLFILFVKHMPSMSTTELKEMVHQGGTHGG, translated from the coding sequence ATGACGGATGAGGCTGTAATCACATTTGACGAGATCGATCAGACCGTGCTCGATACCTTGCAGCCGCCGACCCGGGGGTACTGGCTGATCGTGGCGGCGTTGTTCGGAGGTGTTTTACTGGGCGGCGCCTGCTGGGCGTATCAGATTTTCGTAGGGATCGGCGTTGGGGGCCAGAACAACCCGGTGGCCTGGGGGACCTACCTGATCAATTTCGTGTTTTGGGTTGGAATTGCGCATTCGGGGACGCTGATTTCAGCGATTTTGCATCTCTTTCGGGCCGGTTGGCGAAACCCGATTGCGCGGGCTGCGGAAACCATGACCGTGTTCGCCGTCTGCACGGCAGGACTTTTCCCCTTTATTCATCTGGGCCGGGTATGGATGGTTTATTACATGCTGCCCGTTCCGACCCAACGGACCCTGTGGCCCAACTTTCAATCCCCCCTCATGTTCGACGTGGTGGCGATCAGTACCTATCTGACTGTCAGTTCCCTTTTCTGGTACACGGGCATGCTGCCCGATCTGGCCACGGTGCGGGACCGGGCTCAGGGGACGCGGAAAAAGATATATGGCATCCTTGCCCTGGGCTGGACCGGCAGCCACGAGCACTGGCGCCATTATGCCAGGGCCTATCTTTTTTTCGCGGCCCTTGCGACGCCGCTCGTAATCTCGGTGCACTCCGTGGTCTCCTGGGATTTTGCCCTGGGCGTGGTGCCCGGCTGGCATACGACCATTTTTGCGCCGTATTTTGTCGCGGGCGCCATTCACTCCGGTCTTGCCATGGTGATTACCCTCATGATTCCGCTTCGCCAAATCTTTCGCTATGAACGCTTTATCAGCCTGCAGGTATTGGAAAACGTGGCCAAGACCATTATTCTGACCGGCTTGATCGTGGGGTTTGCCTATTCCACCGAGTTTTTCATCGCCTGGTACAGTCACAACGACATGGAGGCCGCCATCTTTACCTACCGGGCCACCGGTGCCTATCGGGTTGGGTTTTGGATCATGTTCGTGTGCAATGCCGTCGTTCCGCTTCTCTTTTTCTTCAAAAAAATCCGAACCCATTTGGGGTGGTTGTTCGGCATTTCCATTTTGATCAATATCGGCATGTGGTTTGAGCGATTTGTTATTATCATCACCAGCGTGGCGCATGATTTTATTCCCCATGCCTGGGGGCATTATGCGCCGACATGGATTGAAATCGGTATCATGCTGGGCAGTTTCAGCCTTTTTTTCATGCTCTTTATCCTGTTTGTCAAACACATGCCGTCCATGTCCACAACGGAACTCAAAGAGATGGTGCATCAGGGAGGCACACATGGCGGATAG
- a CDS encoding 4Fe-4S dicluster domain-containing protein, translating to MKRRTFLKMAGLGSLAFAAGCGSETEKHLFSLVRSTDDLVTGKAAWYASVCRECPAGCGILVKNREGRAIKIEGNPLHPVNQGKLCMRGQAALQGVYHPDRLSAPQVKDGNSRRTVSFEAAAGMLREKVKMAAKSGLDRVRMVTETVGESLYQLLSGGMERWHAGPPLVYEPLTYDALIDANKTVFGHAELAAYRMAEADLLISFGADFLETWLSPVFYARRFKNMHALTGDKKGCFFHISPHQSLTAANADKWICCKPGTEAVVALGLLREMLQNGKGLLETDIRKALETAVASFSSETVCARCDLEQEAYTKLVRALLTSRTPLVLGAGALADAKRGSLVHSAANLLNLILDPELTLIDFDHPHRVGMAAPIEKAMGFFERLNREPPSLLLLNRVNPVGSLPLSAKIAAALERKDIFVVSFSDCMNDTAQSADLVIPLAHSLEAWDEYGARRGIQGILQPVMAPQTRAPGLGDLFLKLAYPEEKPSENFLSYIKARFKAAGVVSNERQWVQAVRQGGLFDRGENGAEGVFTIRPDWKTVLARLSDISGLKDNSDAASQLVFMTAPSIRFFDGRGADKPWLCEVPDPLTKVAWQSPVLMHSHAVAQNGLAHESVVRIQSAFGEMDAIVYETEGVHPQALVMSMGQGHSGVNPAVLLPEKAATEETALSGCRVSVKPTGRSAVLAHTDGSRIQHGRKIALYTEKPRAAAHPEKGGASTHKVGLTMNDFPLTLPLPEGYSPERDFYPPHGHEGYRWSMVVDLDRCIGCGACMAACYAENNLGVVGEARILEGREMSWLRVERYHDMEDPHRIIFLPMMCQHCDNAPCEPVCPVYAPHHSKEGLNNQVYNRCIGTRFCSQNCPYKVRRFNWFDWKWPHPLEKQLNPDVTVRAKGVMEKCSFCIQRIKAAHGVAKNENRGIRDGEVVPACVQTCPTDALVFGNLMDPESRVRRLVADPRAYQVMGYLNTKPAVIYLKKVLAVS from the coding sequence GGGCAAGCTGTGCATGCGGGGCCAGGCGGCGCTTCAAGGCGTATACCATCCGGACCGGCTTTCCGCGCCGCAAGTGAAAGACGGCAATTCCCGGCGTACCGTCAGCTTCGAGGCGGCGGCGGGAATGCTTCGTGAAAAAGTGAAAATGGCCGCCAAAAGCGGGCTGGATCGCGTGCGGATGGTGACGGAAACCGTCGGGGAGAGTCTCTATCAGCTTTTATCCGGAGGAATGGAAAGATGGCACGCCGGTCCACCGCTGGTGTACGAGCCGTTGACCTATGACGCACTCATTGACGCCAATAAAACGGTTTTCGGGCATGCCGAACTGGCCGCTTATCGAATGGCCGAGGCCGACCTTCTGATTTCCTTTGGCGCGGATTTTCTGGAAACCTGGCTCTCTCCCGTATTCTATGCCCGCCGGTTTAAAAACATGCATGCCCTGACCGGTGATAAAAAAGGATGTTTTTTTCATATCAGCCCGCACCAATCCCTTACTGCGGCCAATGCGGATAAGTGGATCTGCTGTAAACCCGGCACTGAGGCGGTGGTGGCCCTGGGATTGCTTCGTGAAATGCTGCAAAACGGAAAAGGCCTGCTGGAAACCGACATTCGAAAAGCGCTTGAAACGGCCGTGGCGTCCTTTTCTTCTGAAACCGTCTGTGCGAGATGCGATCTTGAACAAGAAGCGTATACGAAACTCGTTCGCGCGCTTTTAACATCGCGAACCCCGTTGGTGTTGGGGGCGGGGGCGCTCGCCGACGCCAAGCGCGGGTCGCTGGTCCATTCAGCGGCAAACCTGCTGAACCTGATTCTTGATCCGGAACTGACCTTGATTGATTTCGATCATCCGCATCGGGTTGGCATGGCGGCGCCGATTGAAAAGGCAATGGGGTTTTTCGAACGGCTGAACCGGGAGCCACCGTCGCTTTTATTGCTGAACCGTGTGAATCCGGTGGGTTCCCTGCCTCTATCCGCGAAAATCGCGGCGGCGCTGGAACGGAAGGATATCTTTGTGGTCAGCTTTTCCGATTGTATGAATGATACCGCTCAATCGGCCGATCTGGTCATTCCGCTTGCCCATTCTCTTGAAGCCTGGGACGAGTATGGTGCCCGGCGCGGCATTCAGGGCATTCTTCAACCGGTTATGGCGCCCCAAACACGGGCGCCGGGATTGGGTGATCTATTCTTAAAGCTGGCCTATCCGGAAGAAAAGCCCTCGGAAAATTTTCTCTCCTATATCAAGGCCCGGTTCAAGGCTGCGGGAGTGGTGTCAAATGAAAGGCAGTGGGTTCAAGCCGTACGGCAGGGAGGGCTATTTGACCGCGGTGAAAACGGTGCGGAAGGCGTTTTCACAATCAGGCCCGATTGGAAGACGGTGTTGGCTCGCTTATCCGATATCTCCGGCTTGAAAGACAATTCGGACGCTGCTTCGCAACTGGTGTTCATGACCGCCCCTTCCATTCGGTTTTTTGATGGCCGTGGCGCCGATAAGCCCTGGTTGTGCGAGGTGCCGGACCCATTGACCAAAGTGGCCTGGCAAAGCCCGGTGCTCATGCACTCGCATGCGGTGGCCCAAAACGGGCTGGCCCACGAATCGGTGGTGCGGATTCAATCGGCTTTTGGCGAAATGGATGCCATCGTGTATGAAACGGAAGGGGTCCATCCGCAAGCGTTGGTGATGAGCATGGGGCAGGGGCACTCGGGGGTTAACCCGGCGGTATTGCTGCCGGAAAAGGCTGCGACCGAGGAGACCGCTTTGAGCGGTTGCCGGGTCAGCGTGAAACCAACCGGCCGGTCCGCGGTGCTTGCCCATACGGACGGCAGCCGAATTCAGCATGGCCGGAAAATTGCGTTGTATACCGAAAAACCCCGGGCCGCCGCTCATCCGGAAAAGGGCGGCGCTTCTACGCACAAGGTCGGGCTGACCATGAATGATTTTCCCCTGACCTTGCCGTTGCCCGAAGGCTATTCGCCGGAGCGGGATTTTTACCCGCCCCATGGACACGAGGGGTACCGGTGGTCCATGGTGGTGGATCTGGACCGGTGTATCGGCTGCGGCGCCTGTATGGCGGCCTGTTATGCGGAAAACAACCTCGGCGTGGTTGGCGAGGCACGTATTCTGGAAGGAAGGGAAATGTCCTGGCTTCGCGTGGAGCGATATCACGACATGGAAGATCCGCACCGGATCATTTTTTTGCCCATGATGTGCCAGCACTGTGACAATGCGCCGTGCGAGCCGGTTTGCCCGGTGTACGCGCCGCACCATTCCAAGGAGGGGCTTAACAACCAGGTGTACAACCGGTGTATCGGCACCCGGTTCTGTTCGCAAAACTGTCCGTATAAGGTGAGGCGGTTCAACTGGTTTGACTGGAAGTGGCCCCACCCGCTTGAAAAACAATTAAACCCCGATGTCACGGTCCGCGCCAAGGGGGTTATGGAAAAATGCTCCTTTTGCATTCAGCGGATCAAGGCCGCCCATGGGGTCGCGAAAAATGAGAATCGGGGTATTCGCGACGGCGAGGTCGTGCCGGCCTGCGTGCAGACCTGTCCCACGGATGCGCTGGTTTTCGGCAACCTGATGGATCCCGAAAGCCGCGTTCGCCGGCTGGTGGCTGATCCCCGCGCCTATCAGGTGATGGGGTATCTGAATACAAAGCCGGCGGTTATTTACTTGAAAAAGGTGTTGGCTGTTTCGTGA